In Drosophila nasuta strain 15112-1781.00 chromosome 2R, ASM2355853v1, whole genome shotgun sequence, a single genomic region encodes these proteins:
- the LOC132785806 gene encoding DNA-directed RNA polymerase III subunit RPC3 gives MSADYADLCSAILEQCFGKVVQSVADCLFSATTRTLSQIVSSTNFSRKEVGLALSVLIKFRLVNFEPSKSNAYLPEYSLRREDVICLLRYSRYIHLVQSKYGNVGASIAEELLNSGSDTATSILLKCLSNGENKSETAESYKNTLLKMIADHYIIKSPELITSEEGDDLVPRFLTNECDFFVPPIIDLQLLAKIQKGESTFSNAQDGAMVWHLNYDRFHQEFRDDIMKIAIERKLGENAAECFRFILNIMYNTTDPWQRRVSNQVTYVEIKQTIERKSNNLDLLKHLDQYIALITDDSLGFLRKVGDMGGGQYVVDMESSFESLAFACVESVITERFGSKAARIFRVIRFKKFIEQEDLQKEAMIPAKEAKSLAYNLFQEQFIHVKVIKKAGGGGSGPAKAFYLFQIKTKDTVRMLLDVCYKALYNIIRRSNFEKSEHKGLIEKSQRLDSIVETMKERGESEDYIAEIVETFTPPECEILNKVKHRIKTLSKAELTLDDTIFLLQMYQHHCTTLPTGIQKFK, from the exons ATGTCTGCTGACTACGCGGACTTGTGCTCGGCCATACTGGAACAGTGCTTTGGCAAGGTGGTGCAGTCTGTGGCCGACTGCCTCTTCTCGGCGACCACGCGCACGTTGTCTCAAATAGTGAGCAGCACCAATTTCTCGAGAAAGGAAGTGGGACTCGCGCTGTCTGTGCTGATTAAGTTCCGGCTGGTTAATTTTGAACCCTCCAAAAGCAATGCCTACCTTCCTGAGTACTCCTTAAGGCGGGAAGACGTAATCTGCTTGCTTCGCTATTCCCG CTATATACATTTGGTACAGTCGAAGTATGGGAATGTTGGAGCATCAATTGCAGAGGAGCTGCTGAATTCTGGTTCTGACACAGCAACAAGTATTCTGTTGAAATGTTTGTCCAATGGCGAAAATAAATCGGAAACTGCCGAGAGCTATAAGAATACACTTCTTAAAATGATTGCGGATCATTATATCATTAAGTCACCCGAGTTGATCACGAGTGAGGAGGGAGATGATTTGGTACCAAGATTCCTGACCAACGAGTGCGATTTCTTTGTGCCTCCCATCATTGATTTGCAGCTGCTGGCCAAGATTCAAAAAGGCGAGTCCACGTTCTCAAATGCTCAAGACGGTGCCATGGTGTGGCACTTGAACTATGATAGATTCCATCAGGAGTTCAGGGATGACATTATGAAAATTGCCATTGAGCGAAAACTGGGTGAAAATGCGGCCGAATGTTTTCGATTTATTCTGAATATAATGTACAATACCACAGATCCTTGGCAGAGG AGGGTGTCCAATCAAGTTACCTATGTGGAAATCAAACAGACAATTGAGAGGAAATCAAATAATTTGGACCTATTGAAGCATCTCGATCAATATATCGCCTTGATCACGGACGATTCACTTGGTTTTCTGCGAAAAGTTGGCGACATGGGCGGTGGACAATATGTGGTCGATATGGAGAGCTCATTTGAGTCCTTGGCTTTTGCTTGCGTCGAGTCTGTGATTACCGAACGCTTTGGCTCGAAGGCAGCGCGCATCTTTCGAGTGATTCGGTTCAAGAAGTTCATTGAGCAAGAGGATTTGCAAAAGGAGGCTATGATACCGGCAAAGGAGGCCAAATCTCTTGCTTACAATCTGTTCCAGGAGCAATTTATACATGTGAAGGTTATAAAAAAGGCCGGCGGAGGAGGCAGTGGACCAGCCAAGGCTTTCTATCTCTTCCAGATAAAGACGAAAGAT ACTGTAAGAATGCTGCTGGACGTTTGCTACAAAGCACTATACAACATTATAAGACGCTCGAATTTTGAGAAAAGTGAACACAAGGGATTGATTGAGAAATCGCAACGACTTGACAGCATTGTGGAAACTATGAAAGAACGCGGTGAATCAGAGGATTATATTGCAGAG aTTGTGGAAACGTTTACGCCGCCTGAGTGTGAAATTCTCAATAAGGTGAAGCATCGCATTAAAACCTTATCGAAAGCTGAGCTTACGCTGGACGACACGATATTCCTATTACAAATGTATCAACATCATTGCACAACTTTGCCAACGGGCAttcagaaatttaaataa
- the LOC132785809 gene encoding F-box only protein 9: MGDTGSSADYQNSALDEFRVNWQRELQVQNEPTREQPNEVDEQQQSPLGLNDIEAQARAESLYRTAVDLEQRGKVYDALAYYRKATQIVPDIEFRFYEQQKLNYDANKKYHNLPNDFGKQLDLNHTDAKEDIDVDLIDGLYDKFQRDVACVDIYGGKMLLSSRDTSVISTSHNMHISDLPPEIMMNILRWVVSSQLDMHSLEQFAAVCKGCYIYGRDEELWRLACSKVWGHNVGTLEGLEDGLSYGSWRDMFIRRERVLFSGCYISKTTYLRMGENSFQDQFYRPLQLVEYYRYIRFLPDGKVLMMTSADEPAQGVNKLKQVYTSRPDVLRGRYRLFGNIVTLILQKSQSRPAFTQRHRRGSMMPGDEEANNTQYVIELRILNNSKRQFGQLAWTKYTLVQRRNKIESSSEFDLTAAKYPPLWFSPVKSYHLDADAPLA; encoded by the exons ATGGGCGACACGGGCTCTTCAGCTGATTATCAAAACAGTGCGCTCGACGAGTTCCGCGTGAACTGGCAACGTGAGCTGCAAGTGCAAAATGAACCAACTCGTGAGCAGCCTAATGAAGTggatgagcagcagcagtcgccgCTGGGACTAAATGACATTGAGGCACAAGCGCGGGCTGAAAGCTTGTACCGCACTGCCGTGGACTTGGAGCAGAGGGGCAAAGTGTACGATGCTCTTGCTTATTACCGCAAAGCTACACAAATTGTACCTGATATCGAATTTCGATTTTATGAGCAGCAGAAGCTAAATTACGATGCTAACAAAAAGTATCACAACCTACCCAACGATTTTGGCAAGCAACTTGATTTGAATCACACGGATGCCAAGGAAGATATCGACGTCGATCTAATCGATGGTCTATATGACAAGTTCCAGCGCGACGTGGCTTGCGTTGACATCTATGGTGGCAAAATGTTGCTTAGTAGTCGTGATACAAGTGTCATTTCAACTAGTCACAACATGCACATCTCCGATCTTCCGCCCGAGATCATGATGAACATCCTGCGTTGGGTGGTATCCTCCCAGCTGGACATGCATTCGCTGGAGCAGTTCGCGGCTGTCTGCAAGGGCTGCTACATCTATGGACGCGACGAGGAGCTCTGGCGATTGGCTTGTAGCAA GGTTTGGGGTCATAACGTAGGCACTTTGGAGGGTCTGGAGGATGGCTTGAGCTACGGCAGTTGGCGTGATATGTTCATAAGGCGGGAGAGAGTGTTGTTCAGCGGCTGCTACATCAGCAAGACAACCTACCTGCGCATGGGTGAGAACAGCTTCCAGGATCAGTTCTATCGCCCACTGCAGCTGGTTGAATACTATCGCTACATACGCTTTCTACCCGATGGCAAGGTGCTAATGATGACGAGTGCCGATGAGCCGGCTCAGGGAGTCAACAAGCTGAAGCAGGTGTACACTAGTCGTCCAGATGTGCTGCGTGGTCGCTATCGACTGTTCGGCAACATTGTGACCTTAATCCTGCAGAAGTCACAGTCGAGACCAGCATTCACGCAGCGACATCGTCGTGGCAGCATGATGCCCGGCGATGAGGAGGCTAACAACACACAGTATGTGATTGAGTTGCGCATTTTGAACAACTCGAAGCGACAGTTTGGACAGCTGGCGTGGACAAAGTACACGTTGGTGCAGCGTCGCAATAAGATCGAGAGCAGCTCGGAGTTTGATTTGACTGCTGCCAAGTATCCGCCACTTTGGTTCTCGCCAGTGAAGAGCTACCATCTGGATGCGGATGCTCCGTTGGCCTAG
- the LOC132785807 gene encoding LOW QUALITY PROTEIN: programmed cell death protein 2-like (The sequence of the model RefSeq protein was modified relative to this genomic sequence to represent the inferred CDS: deleted 1 base in 1 codon), translated as MAKNKSTVYLGYEDEEITAKQAAFLNSCTNKIGGTPNWPRHEVTVPACPLCGMVRPLIVQMYAPLDRSQFHRNLYVFACLSPACSPNQKSWVCVRTQHLDNQFDVITEQQSPKLPNKQTKKKNKSSAPQKINWCSGADDWGSWGEPEIAMDEAMDLTADDEQNERNGNLRPNVLQYVNTEEDCDGDAAGKVAEEDDDDESTSVENDLACGFGQIDMNSPENSAEDPNANCAAAVVATASADGAGAGAGATATICAEIEGPETDVVLVDTPKKPERDLIALLKHTSLPATLGPLSQIKDLTLKSIYIAVDVEPSGKQEEYENYGGLLSMDHIRDLYQEYKLQDENPARSPVAAASGAAVGGGDASDEQEAYEKALPAHGDVVFHNFITTIQQNPGQLLRYSRDANPLLVAPLAEPLPKCQNCKGETICEVQLLPTLIPKLRFQQNSCNAPIEYGNVLVFTCLKSCWDTPDQMRYEHVVVQSET; from the exons ATGGCAAAGAATAAATCGACGGTGTACCTAGGCTACGAGGATGAGGAAATTACAGCTAAACAGGCTGCATTCCTTAATAGCTGCACAAATAAAATAGGTGGAACTCCT AATTGGCCGCGACATGAAGTCACAGTGCCCGCCTGT CCCCTCTGCGGCATGGTGCGTCCCTTGATCGTCCAGATGTATGCACCCCTGGACCGTTCGCAGTTCCATCGCAATCTCTATGTGTTTGCCTGCTTGAGTCCAGCCTGCTCGCCCAACCAGAAGAGCTGGGTCTGTGTGCGCACCCAGCATCTGGACAATCAGTTCGATGTCATCACTGAGCAGCAATCGCCCAAGTTGCCTAATAAGCAAaccaagaagaagaacaagtcAAGTGCTCCCCAGAAGATCAATTGGTGCAGTGGCGCCGATGATTGGGGTAGTTGGGGAGAGCCAGAGATCGCCATGGACGAGGCCATGGATCTGACGGCGGATGATGAGCAGAACGAACGAAATGGCAACCTGCGGCCCAATGTGCTGCAGTACGTCAATACGGAGGAGGATTGCGATGGCGATGCGGCGGGCAAAGTGGCCGaggaggatgatgatgatgaaagtACCTCTGTGGAGAATGATTTGGCCTGTGGCTTCGGTCAAATCGATATGAATTCGCCCGAGAATTCGGCCGAAGATCCAAATGCCAAttgtgcagctgctgttgtggccACAGCAAGTGCAGATGGAGCTGGTGCTGGAGCGGGAGCCACAGCAACTATTTGCGCTGAGATCGAGGGACCCGAGACGGATGTGGTGCTAGTCGATACACCAAAGAAGCCGGAACGCGATCTAATTGCACTACTCAAGCATACCTCATTGCCGGCGACTCTGGGACCGCTCTCCCAGATCAAGGACCTCACACTTAAGTCAATTTACATAGCGGTGGATGTGGAGCCAAGTGGCAAGCAGGAGGAGTACGAGAACTATGGAGGCCTGCTGTCCATGGATCACATACGTGATCTGTATCAGGAGTACAAGCTGCAGGATGAGAATCCAGCGCGTTCGCCTGTGGCTGCCGCATCGGGAGCTGCTGTGGGCGGCGGCGATGCTAGCGACGAGCAGGAGGCATATGAGAAGGCGTTGCCCGCCCATGGTGATGTTGTGTTCCACAACTTTATTACAACCATACAGCAGAATCCAGGACAACTACTAAG ATACTCTCGAGATGCGAATCCGCTGCTGGTGGCGCCGCTCGCTGAGCCGCTGCCCAAGTGCCAGAACTGCAAGGGCGAAACCATCTGCGAGGTGCAGTTGCTGCCCACGTTGATACCCAAGCTGCGCTTTCAACAGAACTCCTGCAATGCGCCCATCGAGTACGGCAATGTCCTGGTTTTCACTTGCCTCAAGAGCTGCTGGGATACGCCCGATCAGATGCGCTACGAGCACGTTGTTGTCCAGTCCGAAACATAA
- the LOC132785804 gene encoding LOW QUALITY PROTEIN: synaptotagmin-14 (The sequence of the model RefSeq protein was modified relative to this genomic sequence to represent the inferred CDS: deleted 1 base in 1 codon; substituted 1 base at 1 genomic stop codon) — translation MIVTSGVDSTASLGTVEVTTLLGSFFGVLVLLLLLFLYISRRCCFHHRHGINCCDERHLAAKCVQKITRKRRYENTSSDSEEDMLRRLRWHQQNNNLLPNGKFVGYGMGIDQMNPLTGHSFNYHHQADLQRVVTVTRDPLAIAERGKVGIPSSHSECSSNDSIEASVDSHTGILTGERETRAIPSSRSSYSKPHSQSHSQSQRYQQHKVDVLPQKVDKDRDSVVVVPITTFSSTNNNNNNNSTTNNNNNNNNNNDDEPLFDTSDLRSIKSDDIIETTDSKIAPPRGPIELEMSLLYDAPMRKMTVHVMQARCLPPLGNGQQTHTQVRMLMLPNKKQKHKTKIRSGENPQYMESFLLHRVNPEDVNNMGLRVRLYGCERLRKERLIGEAYVSFATVDLELETNLWLPLEPRNTSSLLGSTSDLLSLARSDSAGSTSSMQHGGVSELLLGLSYNGVTGRLSVEIIKGSQFRSLTLNKAPDTYVKLCMVSSIGQEISRAKTSIRRGPNPLFKETFAFQVALFQLNDVTLMISVYAKRHMKKNEMVGWFSLGLNSSGPEECAHWTDVCELPKGEILARWHVLVDSXFEQLGQSSGRSSKALKKLSFAAFKDKSKDKTTQKESESPDGVQFAADNAVAVDIEPGLELDFV, via the exons ATGATTGTCACATCTGGTGTGGATAGCACTGCTTCGTTAG GCACAGTTGAGGTTACAACTCTCTTGGGT TCTTTTTTTGGCGTGCTTGTGCTCCTCCTGCTGCTTTTCCTGTACATCAGTCGCAGATGTTGTTTTCATCATCGCCATGGCATCAATTGCTGTGACGAACGCCACTTGGCAGCCAAATGCGTGCAAAAGATCA CACGAAAGCGACGCTATGAGAACACCAGCTCCGATTCCGAGGAAGATATGCTGCGTCGCCTGCGCTGGCATCAGCAGAACAACAATCTGCTGCCCAATGGCAAGTTTGTGGGCTACGGCATGGGCATCGATCAAATGAACCCGTTGACGGGTCACTCCTTCAATTATCATCATCAGGCGGACCTGCAAAGGGTCGTCACGGTGACACGTGACCCCTTGGCAATTGCCGAAAGGGGCAAGGTCGGCATACCATCGTCGCACAGCGAGTGCAGCTCCAACGATTCCATTGAGGCGTCTGTCGACAGTCACACGGGCATTCTGACTGGGGAAAGGGAGACTCGAG CTATTCCTTCATCAAGGAGCTCGTACAGCAAACCGCATTCACAGTCACATTCACAGTCCCAGCGTTACCAACAGCATAAGGTCGACGTGCTGCCCCAAAAGGTCGACAAGGATAGGGATAGCGTGGTCGTGGTGCCAATTACAACGTTTAGTAgtaccaataataataacaacaacaacagcactacaaataataataataataacaacaacaacaacgatgat GAGCCTCTTTTCGACACGAGTGACTTGCGGTCCATCAAGTCGGATGACATTATAGAGACAACCGACTCAAAGATTGCCCCGCCGCGTGGCCCCATCGAGCTGGAGATGTCCTTGTTGTACGATGCGCCCATGCGCAAGATGACGGTGCATGTGATGCAGGCGCGCTGTCTGCCACCTCTGGGCAATGGCCAGCAGACGCACACCCAG GTGCGCATGCTGATGCTGCCGAACAAGAAGCAGAAGCACAAGACCAAGATAAGGAGTGGTGAGAATCCACAGTACATGGAGAGCTTTCTGCTGCATCGTGTCAATCCCGAGGATGTCAACAACATGGGCCTGCGAGTGCGTCTCTATGGCTGCGAGCGACTGCGCAAGGAACGCCTCATAGGCGAGGCGTATGTGAGCTTTGCCACCGTCGACCTGGAGCTAGAGACTAATCTGTGGCTGCCTTTGGAGCCGCGCAATACATCATCGCTGCTTGGATCCACGAGCGACCTTCTTAGCTTGGCCAGATCGGACAGTGCTGGTTCGACGTCCTCCATGCAACACGGCGGCGTCTCGGAGCTGCTCCTGGGACTGAGCTACAATGGAGTCACGGGTCGCTTGAGCGTGGAGATTATCAAGGGCAGCCAGTTCCGCAGTCTGACGCTGAACAAGGCGCCCGACACGTATGTGAAACTGTGCATGGTCAGCAGCATTGGGCAGGAAATATCGCGAGCCAAAACGTCCATTCGTCGGGGTCCCAATCCGCTGTTCAAGGAGACGTTTGCGTTCCAAGTGGCGCTGTTCCAGCTCAACGATGTGACGCTCATGATCTCCGTGTATGCGAAGCGGCACATGAAGAAGAACGAGATGGTTGGCTGGTTTAGCTTGGGATTGAACTCGTCGGGACCGGAGGAGTGTGCGCATTGGACAGATGTTTGTGAGTTGCCCAAGGGCGAGATTCTGGCACGGTGGCATGTGCTTGTGGATTCCTGATTCGAGCAGTTGGGACAGTCCTCGGGACGCAGCAGCAAGGCGCTCAAGAAACTGAGCTTTGCTGCGTTCAAGGACAAGTCCAAGGATAAAACGACTCAGAAGGAGTCGGAGTCGCCGGATGGCGTTCAATTCGCTGCAGACAATGCGGTTGCAGTCGACATTGAGCCGGGATTGGAACTAGATTTTGTCTAG
- the LOC132785803 gene encoding ATP-dependent RNA helicase SUV3 homolog, mitochondrial: MQNSRHYAISTGRRLLCAVRLRLGTGLSCDKRNLRVVPAQFSRNRKHETNVSALFKPVQVQANADDEDVGSELVGKLEKSELLKILNKFAQKREIKALCSENGLDSYLQQQAFGSFRRYCIEAENLPVDVHIIFSDIMQGAGHIDDIFPYFLRHAKTVFPHLDCMDDLKKISDLRQPANWYSNARAITRKIVFHSGPTNSGKTYHAMERYLSAKSGVYCGPLKLLATEVYNKANERGTPCDLVTGEERKFGISENSPANHVACTVEMTSVNTPYEVAVIDEIQQIRDPQRGWAWTRAFLGLIADEVHVCGEAGALGLLQKICETTGETVEVHRYDRLTELTVEDSALGSLDNVMPGDCIVCFSKHDIYTVSREIEARGKEVAVIYGGLPPGTKLAQAAKFNDPENSCKVMVATDAIGMGLNLSIRRIIFYSLVKPTMNEKGEREIDTISISSALQIAGRAGRFKTQWEHGYVTAFKSEDLVTLRRLLSQTPEPLKQAGLHPTADQIELYAYHLPNSSLSNLMDIFVNLCTVDDSLYFMCNIEDFKFLAEMIQHVPLPLRARYVFCCAPINRKMPFVCSMFLKIARQYSRNEPITFDFIKRNCNLPLKLPKTILDLVHLEAVFDVMDLYLWLSYRFMDIFPEAARVRDAQKELDEIIQQGVFQITRLLKNTEAGQDSDVPTYNTRRVTSVKEPRLPSSSRGRLTERLLAQGLLTPGMLSELRKEWDAQATGPKDSQDYSADSDDDESTKKTARRKRRK; the protein is encoded by the exons ATGCAAAACTCGCGACATTATGCAATTTCCACTGGCAGGCGTCTGCTCTGCGCAGTGCGTTTGAGGCTCGGCACTGGCCTCAGTTGTGATAAACGCAACTTGCGTGTTGTTCCTGCTCAATTTTCTCGTAATCGCAAACATGAAACAAATGTTTCCGCCTTGTTTAAGCCGGTCCAGGTGCAGGCCAATGCTGACGACGAGGATGTGGGCTCCGAGCTGGTGGGCAAACTGGAAAAATCCGAACTGCTGAAGATACTCAACAAATTCGCCCAAAAACGAGAAATCAAAGCACTATGTTCGGAGAATGGTTTGGATT CCTACTTGCAGCAACAAGCGTTCGGATCCTTTCGACGCTACTGCATTGAGGCAGAGAATCTGCCTGTTGATGTGCACATCATTTTCAGCGACATTATGCAAGGTGCGGGTCACATAGACGACATCTTTCCTTACTTTCTGCGTCATGCCAAGACTGTGTTCCCCCATCTCGACTGCATGGATGACCTGAAGAAGATATCCGACTTGCGGCAACCCGCCAATTGGTACAGCAATGCACGCGCCATTACCCGCAAAATCGTTTTCCACTCAGGACCTACAAACTCGGGCAAGACTTATCATGCCATGGAAAGGTATTTGAGTGCGAAGTCTGGTGTCTATTGTGGACCGCTCAAGCTACTGGCCACCGAGGTGTACAACAAGGCCAATGAGCGTGGCACACCCTGTGATCTGGTCACGGGCGAAGAGCGAAAGTTTGGCATTAGCGAGAACTCGCCAGCCAATCATGTGGCATGCACCGTTGAAATGACTTCAGTGAACACGCCCT ATGAGGTGGCTGTCATCGATGAGATACAACAGATAAGAGACCCACAGCGGGGTTGGGCTTGGACGCGCGCTTTCCTCGGACTAATTGCCGATGAAGTGCATGTTTGTGGCGAGGCAGGCGCTTTGGGGTTGCTGCAAAAGATATGTGAAACCACTGGCGAAACTGTTGAGGTGCATCGCTATGATCGTCTAACTGAGCTGACAGTGGAGGACTCTGCTCTGGGATCACTGGACAATGTGATGCCGGGAGACTGCATTGTTTGCTTCAGTAAACATGATATTTATACGGTTTCGAGAGAGATTGAAGCAAG GGGGAAGGAAGTAGCTGTCATTTATGGAGGTTTGCCTCCAGGTACGAAGCTGGCGCAAGCCGCGAAGTTCAATGATCCCGAGAACAGCTGCAAAGTGATGGTGGCGACTGATGCCATTGGCATGGGCCTCAATCT GAGTATTCGTCGCATCATTTTCTACTCGCTGGTCAAGCCCACAATGAATGAGAAAGGCGAGCGTGAAATCGATACGATTTCCATATCATCAGCTCTGCAAATCGCTGGACGTGCTGGGCGCTTTAAAACGCAGTGGGAACACGGCTATGTGACTGCCTTTAAGTCTGAAGATCTGGTGACGCTTCGACGCTTGCTCAGCCAAACACCAGAGCCTCTAAAGCAGGCAGGCTTACATCCCACCGCTGACCAAATAGAATTGTATGCTTACCATCTGCCAAACTCGTCACTGAGCAACCTCATGGACATCTTTGTCAATCTGTGCACTGTGGACGATTCGTTGTATTTCATGTGCAACATTGAGGACTTCAAGTTCCTGGCCGAGATGATACAGCAcgtgccactgccactgcgTGCCCGCTATGTGTTCTGCTGTGCACCTATCAACCGCAAGATGCCTTTCGTGTGCTCCATGTTCCTGAAGATAGCGCGTCAATACAGTCGCAACGAACCCATCACCTTTGATTTTATCAAAAGGAACTGCAACCTGCCGCTGAAGCTGCCCAAAACAATCCTTGATCTGGTTCATCTGGAGGCAGTCTTCGATGTGATGGACTTGTACTTGTGGCTCAG CTATCGGTTTATGGATATTTTCCCTGAGGCTGCCCGAGTGCGTGATGCTCAAAAGGAGCTCGATGAGATCATCCAGCAAGGCGTATTTCAAATAACTCGTCTGCTCAAAAACACAGAAGCTGGCCAGGATAGCGATGTGCCCACTTACAATACACGTCGTGTAACGTCTGTGAAGGAGCCTCGTCTTCCCAGCTCATCGCGTGGTCGCCTTACAGAGCGACTTCTGGCTCAAGGTCTTCTGACTCCGGGCATGCTCAGCGAGCTGCGCAAAGAGTGGGATGCTCAAGCAACGGGGCCCAAAGATTCTCAGGATTATAGTGCAGACAGTGACGATGATGAGAGCACGAAGAAGACGGCGCGTCGCAAGCGCAGAAAGTAG
- the LOC132785805 gene encoding methenyltetrahydrofolate synthase domain-containing protein, protein MENQSNAAPVAAAAAAEVSSTTQPAEPTKRSLRVQTWKKIQEGKVGLGFNGIFNRIPAFVDADKAAALLIQEEEFKKAQHIKVTIDRALHDFKEQALLANKSVYLPSTRDSSALFLKVEVPEDATDEQKKESLRVQDIQKFRSEIGLDSKLKLDLVVIGSVVVSRDGYRIGRGNGFADLDIGLLIELGVITPQTAIVTIVHDVQVVDTLPVNLFQKYDSPVDIIVTPTEVIRVAKRLPRPSGVFWELLSERRLKILPVLQQLKEQLEKSGKTIALKEEDTDVEQHQNSRRRRGHLRRRFQRGNPGRTTSQTDNEQQGQENAQKRAPRRKGRFVNRRRRTNKSEGDQSGVEVGAKSEDRKFDEAGAGERRPKRKNLPRRDFCVKLSNLTRDIRVKDLKTELRKRECNPLAISWKGHFGKCYLHFGNRNGGPSTQEDVDKVLKSLNDLSLTITTGGGESAPAAGAEEPPAENANAPVQTKTINLSVELLKNRKKADGNVTGGEEGGNANTTSPVNGAAAAGGEGGAASRIESVDTTTV, encoded by the exons ATGGAAAATCAAAGCAACGCAGCAcccgttgccgctgccgccgccgcggAGGTATCATCGACAA CTCAGCCTGCGGAGCCGACAAAGCGTTCGTTGCGAGTGCAGACCTGGAAGAAGATCCAGGAGGGTAAAGTTGGCCTTGGCTTCAATGGCATCTTTAACCGCATCCCTGCATTCGTTGATGCTGACAAGGCTGCTGCATTGCTCATTCAGGAGGAGGAGTTCAAGAAAGCAC AGCACATCAAAGTGACCATCGATAGGGCTTTGCACGATTTTAAAGAACAGGCATTGCTGGCCAATAAATCGGTCTATTTGCCCAGCACTCGCGACTCGTCGGCCCTCTTCCTCAAGGTCGAAGTGCCTGAGGATGCCACCGATGAGCAGAAGAAGGAATCGCTGCGCGTCCAGGATATACAGAAGTTCCGCTCGGAAATTGGTCTGGACAGCAAATTGAAGCTTGATTTGGTGGTCATTGGCTCGGTGGTCGTTTCACGTGATGGCTATCGCATTGGACGCGGCAATGGCTTTGCCGATCTGGACATTGGATTGCTCATTGAGCTGGGCGTGATTACGCCACAAACAGCCATTGTGACAATCGTACATGATGTGCAGGTGGTGGACACACTGCCCGTCAATCTGTTCCAGAAATACGATTCCCCTGTGGACATCATTGTCACACCCACTGAGGTGATTCGCGTGGCGAAGCGTTTGCCACGTCCCAGTGGCGTGTTCTGGGAACTGCTGTCCGAGCGTCGCTTGAAGATCTTGCCcgtgctgcagcagctgaaggAGCAGCTTGAGAAATCGGGCAAGACCATTGCCCTGAAGGAGGAGGATACCGATGTTGAGCAGCATCAGAACAGTAGACGCCGTCGTGGACACTTGCGTCGTCGCTTCCAACGAGGAAACCCAGGACGCACCACCTCACAGACTGACAACGAACAACAAGGC CAGGAGAATGCGCAGAAACGTGCTCCACGCCGCAAAGGTCGTTTTGTCAACCGCCGCAGACGCACAAACAAG TCTGAAGGCGATCAGTCTGGTGTCGAGGTTGGTGCTAAGAGTGAAGATCGTAAATTCGATGAGGCCGGTGCGGGCGAGCGTCGCCCCAAGCGGAAGAATCTGCCGCGTCGTGACTTCTGTGTTAAATTGTCAAATCTGACACGCGACATTCGCGTTAAGGATCTGAAAACAGAGCTGCGTAAACGCGAATGTAATCCATTGGCGATTTCATGGAAGG GTCACTTTGGAAAGTGTTACTTGCACTTTGGCAATCGCAATGGCGGTCCAAGCACCCAGGAGGACGTGGACAAGGTGCTTAAGTCGCTGAACGATCTCTCGCTGACAATCACCACCGGCGGTGGAGAGTCAGCACCGGCAGCTGGTGCCGAGGAGCCGCCAGCAGAGAACGCCAATGCGCCAGTGCAAACGAAAACCATAAATCTGAGTGTGGAGCTGCTGAAGAATA